One Devosia lacusdianchii genomic window carries:
- a CDS encoding pyridoxal phosphate-dependent aminotransferase gives MGFLSEALGRVAPSATVGITQKARELAREGRDIIALSAGEPDFNTPQHVRDAAIRAMDEGKTKYTNIDGIPELKEAVAAKFRRDNGLDVTAADCFISSGGKQIIFNALMATLNPGDEVVVPVPYWVSYPEIVRLCGAEPVFAVADSTTGFKLKPEVLEAAISPKTKWVMLNTPSNPTGAAYTAEELKGLAEVLMRHPHVHILTDDIYEVLVYDGGSFATIAQVEPALQPRTLTMNGVSKSHAMTGWRIGYCTGPRPLLAAMTKLQGQSTTNPSSISQWAAVEALNGPQDFLAEWRQVFQDRRDLVVKGLNANTGLDCLTPEGAFYVFPSCKRLLGKTSAGGKLLNTDEDFVMALLDETGVALVHGSAFGLAGHFRLSYAASNAELEEAVRRIQQFCAGIA, from the coding sequence TTGGGGTTCTTGTCTGAGGCATTGGGGCGCGTGGCGCCATCGGCAACGGTGGGTATCACCCAGAAGGCGCGCGAGCTGGCGCGCGAGGGCCGCGACATCATCGCGCTGAGCGCTGGGGAGCCGGATTTCAACACCCCGCAGCACGTACGCGACGCCGCAATCCGTGCCATGGATGAAGGCAAGACCAAGTATACCAATATCGACGGCATTCCCGAGCTCAAGGAAGCCGTGGCAGCCAAGTTCCGCCGCGACAACGGTCTCGATGTGACGGCCGCCGACTGCTTCATCAGCTCGGGCGGCAAGCAGATCATTTTCAATGCGCTGATGGCCACGCTCAATCCGGGCGACGAGGTGGTGGTGCCGGTGCCCTATTGGGTGAGCTACCCCGAGATCGTGCGCCTGTGTGGAGCCGAGCCTGTGTTCGCGGTGGCGGATTCCACCACCGGCTTCAAGCTCAAGCCCGAGGTGCTGGAGGCGGCGATCAGCCCCAAGACCAAGTGGGTGATGCTCAACACGCCATCCAACCCCACCGGCGCGGCCTATACCGCCGAGGAGCTCAAGGGCCTAGCCGAGGTGTTGATGCGGCATCCGCATGTGCACATCCTCACCGACGATATCTACGAAGTGCTGGTCTATGACGGCGGCAGCTTCGCCACGATCGCGCAGGTGGAGCCGGCCTTGCAGCCGCGCACGCTGACGATGAATGGCGTATCGAAGTCGCACGCCATGACCGGCTGGCGCATTGGCTATTGCACCGGCCCGCGGCCGCTGCTGGCGGCGATGACCAAGTTGCAAGGGCAATCGACCACCAATCCGTCCTCGATTTCGCAATGGGCGGCGGTGGAGGCCTTGAACGGACCGCAGGATTTCCTGGCCGAGTGGCGGCAGGTGTTCCAGGATCGCCGCGATCTGGTGGTCAAGGGGCTCAACGCCAATACCGGGCTCGATTGCCTAACGCCGGAGGGGGCATTCTATGTGTTCCCCTCGTGCAAGCGGCTGCTCGGAAAGACCAGCGCCGGCGGCAAGCTGCTCAATACGGACGAAGATTTCGTCATGGCGCTGCTGGACGAGACCGGCGTGGCGCTCGTGCATGGCAGCGCGTTTGGACTGGCCGGACATTTCCGGCTGAGCTACGCGGCAAGCAATGCCGAACTGGAGGAGGCCGTTCGGCGCATCCAACAATTCTGCGCGGGCATTGCGTAG
- a CDS encoding LacI family DNA-binding transcriptional regulator, with the protein MGHLARGSESGVKLKDVAKAAGVSQGTASNVFSKPEVVREEVREHVMAVAKQLGYAGPSVTGRLLRQGKVNAVGVAAIEPISYFFEDLWARQLMSQISEICDARGAGVALVSALNDERLAWNIQSALVDGFILLCVEGGERLVEITRQRQIPYVALAIGAEDSTIPAIGVDNVGGARMAAEHMLGLGHRKLAILATELTDDHHGLVGVEDVKSATYTTTRDRALGYWQALEAAGIDPRSVPIYETRENESSTHDVMAEMFAVAEPPTAILAMSDKIAMHAVDWLFRNGRTVPGDVSMVGFDGVPEAAVATPKLTTIEQPMKEIARRAVDAALGGTQVSGRQVLPARLAVRESTAPPRS; encoded by the coding sequence TGAAACTCAAGGATGTGGCAAAGGCAGCAGGGGTGTCCCAGGGCACGGCTTCCAATGTCTTCAGCAAGCCTGAAGTGGTGCGCGAGGAGGTGCGTGAGCATGTGATGGCCGTGGCCAAGCAGCTTGGTTATGCCGGTCCGAGCGTGACCGGACGGCTGTTGCGGCAGGGCAAGGTCAATGCGGTGGGCGTGGCCGCGATCGAGCCGATCAGCTATTTCTTCGAGGACCTGTGGGCGCGGCAGTTGATGAGCCAGATTTCGGAAATCTGCGACGCGCGCGGGGCGGGGGTGGCGCTGGTCTCGGCGCTCAATGACGAGCGGCTGGCCTGGAACATCCAGTCGGCGCTGGTGGATGGGTTCATCCTGCTGTGCGTCGAAGGCGGCGAGCGGCTGGTGGAGATTACGCGGCAGCGCCAAATCCCCTATGTGGCGCTGGCCATTGGAGCGGAAGACAGCACAATCCCCGCCATCGGCGTCGACAATGTCGGCGGGGCGCGGATGGCGGCGGAACATATGCTCGGGCTAGGGCACCGGAAGCTGGCCATCCTCGCAACCGAGCTGACGGACGATCACCATGGTCTCGTCGGCGTCGAAGACGTGAAATCGGCGACCTATACGACGACGCGCGATCGTGCGCTGGGCTATTGGCAGGCGCTGGAGGCGGCCGGCATCGACCCGCGATCGGTGCCGATCTACGAAACCCGCGAGAACGAGAGCTCCACCCACGACGTGATGGCGGAGATGTTCGCGGTGGCGGAGCCGCCTACGGCAATCCTGGCCATGTCCGACAAGATTGCAATGCATGCGGTGGATTGGCTGTTCCGCAATGGCCGGACAGTGCCCGGCGACGTATCGATGGTCGGTTTCGACGGGGTGCCGGAGGCGGCCGTCGCGACGCCCAAACTCACAACCATCGAGCAGCCGATGAAGGAGATCGCCCGGAGGGCGGTCGATGCGGCACTGGGCGGCACGCAGGTGAGCGGCCGGCAGGTTCTGCCGGCCCGGCTGGCGGTGCGCGAATCCACGGCGCCGCCGCGCTCCTAG